Below is a window of Leucobacter chromiiresistens DNA.
GCGCCCGAGCGCCGTGACGATAGCGAGAGCGATGATGAGGCTGGGAACGGCGAGCATGACGTCGATGACGCGCATGAGTACGGTGTCGACCACGCCTCGCAGTGCGCCGCCGATCAATCCGATGAGTGATCCGAAGAGCAGCCCGATGAGCACGGCGACGACTGCCGCCTGCAGTGATTCGACAGTGCCATATACGGTACGTGCGAACTGGTCGCGGCCGTAATCGTCGGTTCCGAAGAGGTGCTCGAGGCTGGGCGGGAGAAAGCGAGAATACGCGTCCTGCGCAAGCGGGTCGAAGTCCGTGAAAACCTGGGGCGCGACGGCGGCGAGCACTACGAGAACGATCCAGAGCCACGAGGCCGTCAACGTGGGCTGTCCGAACAACGTTCTGGCGAGGCGGCGAGCCCAGGTATGCTCGGCACTCGTGCGGGATCCGGTGCTGGATCGCGGAGAGTCGCCCGGAAAACCCGGGTCGGGCTCGGACCCGGCGGTCGAGTGGGTGTGCGTGGCGATATCGGTCATCGCTCCTCCAGTGCGATTCGTGTGTCGATCAGCGGGTAGAGCGCGTCTACGACGAAGTTCACGACGACGAAGATCGCCGCGCTGACGGTAACGCACACGAGCACCACCGGAGTGTCGCGCCCGTCGACCGCGTCGACGATCACTCTGCCGACCCCGAGACGTGAGAACACCGTCTCCGTCAGCACGGTGCCACCGAACATGAGTCCGACAGTGGTGCCGAATGAGGTGACTACCGGGAGCAACGAATTGCGCAGCGCATGTCGCAGCACCACCGCTCGACGACCCAGACCCCAATTTCTCACTGTCTCGATGTACGGCGACGTGAGGGCTCCGCGCAGATTCGCGGTGAGCAGTTGCCCGATGGCTCCGGCGCCAGGAATTGCGAGTCCGAGTGACGCGACCAATAGGCCAGCGAAGCTGTCATTGCCCGTCGACGAGATGATGCCGAGTTTGAACGCGAAGAGTTGCAGCAATAGCAGACCGATCCAAAACGGCGGCACTGCGACAGCGATTGCGGGGAGCGATAGAAGCAGCTCACGAGCCCACTTCCAGTCGACGAGCTCGATGAGCACGGCGATGCCGACTCCGATAACGACGGCGAGCAGGAGGCCCGTCGCTGCCAGTTCAAGGGTATGACCGAATGATTCGAAGTACAGTTCAGTGGCCGGGCGCCGTTGATAGATGCTGTCGCCGAAATCTCCTCGTATCGCTCCCCAAAGGGCGTCGAAGTACTGCACGAGCACCGGTCGGTCGAGGCCGAGCAGGCTTCGCTGCTCGGCCAGCAGTGCCTCGATGTCTTCGCCCTCCGCACCGAAGGTGAGCCCGCCTGCCGCGTCACCGGGCAGGATGTAGAGCAGAAAGAAGCTGGCCGTGAACGCACCCCAGAGCACGATCACTCCGTACAGGAGACGCTTGCCGAGGTACAGCGCGAAGGAGGCACCGGCCGAGCGTTTTGGGGTCCGGGGGCCGGCGTGACTTTCGCCCGGCCCCCGGATGGTGAGAGTTGCCATTTTGCTTCTCGGGGTTCCCTACTCGGCAGGCGTGAGCCACGCGTCGAAGAGCAGCTGATCGAGACCGTTGTGCTTGATGTCATGAAGACGTGGTGAGGCGACCCAAATGTCGGTGTCCACCGACAGATTGAGCACGTACGCGTCCTCATCGATGA
It encodes the following:
- a CDS encoding ABC transporter permease; translated protein: MTDIATHTHSTAGSEPDPGFPGDSPRSSTGSRTSAEHTWARRLARTLFGQPTLTASWLWIVLVVLAAVAPQVFTDFDPLAQDAYSRFLPPSLEHLFGTDDYGRDQFARTVYGTVESLQAAVVAVLIGLLFGSLIGLIGGALRGVVDTVLMRVIDVMLAVPSLIIALAIVTALGRGTLNIAIAIGITSVATFARLMRSEVLRVRGLPYVEAAAFAGHGALYRLFRHIVPNASGSVLAAATLEIGTAILGVAALSFLGFGAPPPTPEWGALVAAGRSFLTGQWWLSTLPGFVIVASVLAVYRIGRSMNQGRTSVVA
- a CDS encoding ABC transporter permease, whose amino-acid sequence is MATLTIRGPGESHAGPRTPKRSAGASFALYLGKRLLYGVIVLWGAFTASFFLLYILPGDAAGGLTFGAEGEDIEALLAEQRSLLGLDRPVLVQYFDALWGAIRGDFGDSIYQRRPATELYFESFGHTLELAATGLLLAVVIGVGIAVLIELVDWKWARELLLSLPAIAVAVPPFWIGLLLLQLFAFKLGIISSTGNDSFAGLLVASLGLAIPGAGAIGQLLTANLRGALTSPYIETVRNWGLGRRAVVLRHALRNSLLPVVTSFGTTVGLMFGGTVLTETVFSRLGVGRVIVDAVDGRDTPVVLVCVTVSAAIFVVVNFVVDALYPLIDTRIALEER